The genomic segment CTCTGCAGCCCTGTCCTGCAACTGTGTCATGGAGGGTGTGACCCGGGGCCTTCTCCTCCTGCTGGCAGGTGAGTCCTCCCTGCTGCCACCGACCTGCCCACCAAGCCCCTGAAAACCATGGCAGCATCTCACAAAGCAGGCCTGATGTTGGCTTAAGAGTCTgatggcagcagcttgggttgctgcgcaGGCGctggttggatccttggcctgggaacttccatatgctgtgggtgtagccattaagaaaaaaaaaaaaaaaacctgtcagtttaaagaaaaacatcaaggAAATAATAGTACAGGTAGGAGGATATTGCAAAAGTTATCTCAAATATTGGAACTTTGGGAAACCAACCATCTGTTAGCTTGAAGAGAATagcatttcctatttctttaagaGACAGAGGTCTCTGTAGGAAACTTTTCAGGCAAGGATAACAAGATACCAACACAccatcccattttattttattttattttatttatttattttttttgtcttttgttgttgttgttgttattgctatttcttgggccactcccgtggcatatggaggttcccaggctaggggttgaatcggagctgtagccaccggcctacgccagagccacagcaacatgggatccgagccacatctgcaacctacaccacagctcacggcaacgccggatcattaacccactgagcaagggcagggaccgaacccacaacctcatggttcctagtcggattcgttaaccactgcgccatggcgggaactccccattttaaatgtaagaaagaATAGCAGGAAGCCTGAGAAATAGCAATAagggctgggagttgggggtagggattggggggggggcagggaagccAGAGGCCAGGAAGTGGGAGACAAATTCTCAGGGCTGTTTTGGGTTGGGAAAGGTGTAAGGAAGGGAATCGGGGTCCTGGAAAtacacccccacctcccctggtTATCCCTCCACCTCTGGACCAGGGTCCTGCCTGTTGATTCATTTTGAGACTGGTGTCATGAATTAACACCtaatctctctgcttctctcactcAGGCCTGCCTATCTTGGAAGCCAGTAACCTGGTTGGTGAGTGAGGCCCCAAAACTGCCCTACCCCCATGTTTTCCCTCCAAGTCTCACATCCCGCTTCCTGCTTctagtctttattcttttttttttttttttttctttcttgcagaTAAAGACAGCCCTTTCTACTATGGTAAGAGCTGAtatccctggcccccctcccctTACCCATCTGGGACCCCTTTGCTAGAGGCTGGAGAAGGGTGATGTGGAGCCCAGTGTAGACAGAGTGAGGCTtgagggggtgggaaaggagggggaggatgGGGCTGAGACTGGGGATTAAAGAAGCAGCATGGTTAATTAAAAGAATGAGAGGCTGACATGCAGCCTGGTCTTTGGGAAAACTTCATTCCAACAAGGTGGTAAGGTGCCCACAGGATATTTGGGAAGATttctggggaaggggctggaggcACTGGGCTGCTGGGCCCCTGGGGAATCTCACACCTAATCTCCTTCCCTCCACTCACTCTCTCTTGCCTTCACCAGCTCCCTGCTGCCCCATAACCCCCAAGCAggtttcctcttcctctgcccaaCTCTCTTCCCCAAATCCTCCAGGTCTCTGTTCAAATGCCACCTTCCAGAAAAGCCTTCtgtgggagttccggttgtggagcagcggaaacaaatctgactaggaaccatgaggttgcgggttcgatccctggcctcgctcaaagggttaaggatccagcgctgccatgagctgtggtgtaggtcgaagacgtggctcggatctggtgttgctgtggctgtggctgtggctggcagcaatagctccgattagacccctagtcttggaacctccatatgccatgggtgtggccctaaaaagacaaaagaccaaaaaaaaaaaaaaagaaagaaagaaagaaaaggcttccATGATCATCCTTCAAACCCCCTTATTCTGTGCTCTCcgacttattttttcttcctagagCTTGTTCCCACCAGATACTCTTTGATGGGCCTAATTACTGGCCTGTCTTTCTTGTTGCCTGGAATGTCAGTGCATCTGTACAAGTGGGTGCTCATAAATATCTTTGGAATGAGTGAGGGGGAGCCAGGCTGGTGCCAGCTCACTCTCTATGCTCCCCTAGACTGGGAAGGCCTGCAGCTGGGCGGGATGATCTGTGCAGCGCTTATGTGCATCATTGGAATCGCTTTCGCCCTGAGTGAGCAGTGGGACTGGCAGGcctggaaggtgggggtgggagtaaGGGGAGGGGTAGGAAGCAGGGTGGCCCAGGCTCCCCACCTCTTTCTCTGGCACTGGCTGTCTCTCTTCCTTCACAGGTGGCAAATGCAAATGCAAGCAAAATCAGAAGCACAGGTAAGACAGGGCCCTATGGTGTGTCCCTTGCACTGAGCAGAACTATTAGGGGTAAAGCCCTAAAGTCTGGGAAAAGAGGACTGTCTCCTGGgtgttcctgggcttggggtaaGATTTATTACTCACAGATAACCAATGGTGAAGGGTCCCAAATCAGGAAAAGTTCTGACCAAAGTGGCACCAGGATCTTGGTGGGGGAGGACAGAAGATTTGAGGATGCTAATCTGATTTATTCCTTTCTCAGCCCCTTACCTGAGAAAGCCGTTCCACTCATTGCTCCAGGTGAGGCAGGCTTCTTCTGAGGCTTCCAGGCATTTAGGCAGGGTAGCCATATAATTTGAGAATAATAAATGTTATGCTGTGCTTAAGGCAGGACTGGCCTGAGTCAGCCAGACTTGGGGTTGCCTGAGGCTAGGGGGCGGTGGTGTCTGTGGAGTCAAGTTTGTAAAGATCCAACTCCTATTCTCTCCACAGGCTCTGCCAGTGCCTGCTAAGCACAAGACCAGCTTGGTGGCTCTCCCTGTACCAGTTTCCATgctgtcccctcccccttgggTGGTTAGCCAACCCTTCAtgattgcttttctttccagGAATGAGTCCTTAGGCTCCCTTCTGATCAGGAGGCTGTCCAAAACTTCTTTCTTAATTAAacttctctcccccacctcccgtgGTCTTCTGTGGGCCTGGTAGGGGATGGAGAGGCTGGGAAGGGACAATGAAATCTTGCTCAGGATAGCCCAGTCAgctgaggggaggaggggtgtcCCATGGATTGCTAATGCATCCTGTGACCACATGTCGGTCCTGAAGCCCATTCCCAGCATGCTCCATTTTGAGAACCTCCTGATAATTGatcccctgccctcctgcctcatCCATGCACCACATAAGACACCTCAATGTTATATCAGATAGCCTTACAGTTTCTAAGCCTTGCTTGGAGACCTAAGAAATCCCAATGACCCAGATATccatgaagtctttttttttttgaggctgggggggcacacccacagcatatggaggttcccaggctagggtccaattggagctgtagctgccatcctacaccgccatagccacagcaacaccagatccaagctgcatctgcgacctacaccacagctcacagcaacgccggatccttaacctaatgagcaagaCCATGgagcaaacccatgtcctcatggatactagttggattcgttaatggctgagccatacTTTGGAACTTTCCGGTCTTGTAACTTAGAATGACCCCAGTGGTTCGCCTTCTGCTAAGACCCCACCTCACTCAGGGATTGCTTCTGTGAGACCCCAGTATGAGCAATATTCCAAGAAGCCCTGCGTAGTGCATTTTAGAACCAAAAACCATCTGTGCCAATCTAAATCTCAGTATGTCCAGAGTCCATTCCTGGAATACAGCTTGCACAGGGTGGAGCTGGGGAAATGGCTCAGCACAACCCCTGCTCCTGGCAGAGACCCTGGGGTGGAGGTAGGCTGGGGCCTCCACATGTCTTGCTGTTGCTTCAAGCCGGCTCTCCAATGGGCCCCTGCTCCAAAACTTCCATATCCTTCCCAGGGTGGTGCCAGATCCTCTGGAAAGCACAGTGTATCCAAGACTTGTGGGCTGGGGTCAGGAGACCAGTGCAAAGGATTCTAGATGCTGAGGGGCTTAATTCCTGCACTGCAGCCCATCCTAGCCTCTGAGGTCTAAAAATGAGGATCACAGATCTGCTTAGGCCCTTGAAGCAGGACACATAAGCAGGGTATGGGGACTGATCCGAGGCTGGCTTACAGCTGCAACAAGAATTGAAGAACCTGAGTGGAACTTAAGCTACCTGGCTGAAGTTGCAGCCACTGTCCACTGTTCATAAGCAGAATATGGAGGGGAGCCAAGGGTGTGGGCGGCTGTACCAAACCCATCACCCACCAGACAGATCCTCCCAGGCCTTTAAGGCCCCAGCATTCTGAGCCGGATGCATGCTATGAAGAAAGTAAAACTAGTGTATTTTAGCGGCTGGGGTGCATGGGCAGCAATGGGTGATGTCAGGTTAAGTGACACCTGAGCTGAAATCTCGGCGGCGAATTGTGAGAGGGGCCAGCAGAGCAAACATCTTTCCTTGTAGAGGGAACATCGCAGGAAAGTCGGTGTGATTGGtagggaggtgatgaggtcaacGAGGAAGCAGGTGCGGCCACTGAAGGGAGACCCCTTGCCTCATCCCCAGTTGGAAAACAACTTAAAGACTCTGAGCTGCGCAGGCAGCGAGAGCAGGAGCGCAGAGAGCCCCGCGCATGCGCAGAGCCTGGGTGTGGGCGCAGTTCTGACACACACAAGATCTTCCGCCCAAAGGCGGATTCCGACCCCGCCTTTTAGTTCCTGGATAGGGGCAAGTCTGGCCCGGACATGGCAGGACACTGGTGTGAAGGGATTAcataggaaaaagtaaaaaagagctCTACCTAATGAAAGTCGGTGGGCATACGTGGGGCTAGAGTGGCAGATGCGGAAGCGATACTGTAAGAACGCCCCCTTCTGAGTGACCACAACTGCTTTCTTACTGAGAAATCCAATCGGTAAGGAGACTCCATCGCTGCCTGGGGAACCTACCTGGGCGCCCAGCTCCGGAACAGGCAATATCCAACGTCCATCTTAACATTTTGGTTCCCCAGCTCAGCTTCGCGGTGGAAACCAAACACAGTCATGATCAGCTTTCAGCCGGCCAAACAGCCGGTCAAATTTCGTCTGAACAGTTAGTTCCATTGTGACGCAGCGGGTTAAAGGTCTgcgttgctgcatctgtggcgcaggttggaactttggcctgggttccatccctggtccagaaacttccacataccttcaATGGCCAAAAACCACCAAAACATCTAAAGCCGTCGCCCGCGACCTCCACCCCCGCACAAAATGTGCAGCTTCCTCATTGCCAGGTTATTGAGTCTGATTTTGTCCAGTTACAGGCACCGCCTGGTGGTTTAGGCTGATTCTACCTGTTCAAGCCTGGGTCAAAGAGCCCATGGAGGATATTCGGGAGGCTGGGTTAATCATGGTGGGGAAGTCACGGACTGTGGGGAGTCGGACCGTGTTCCATGTTACCCTGTAAGGTTGACTCCTGGGCCCGCGAGTTTGGGCGGCTGACTCGCAAAGGAAATAAGCTTTCCTCTTGCCCTCCCAGAGAGGAGAGGTGCCTCTGCGTAGACTTCACTGTGCGGAATTACTCCTTATGCCTCAGAGATCCCTTCATTGAGCCTACTTCTCCTGGGGAAccggagatggggtgggggtggcaggttGCTGGCTTTGGTCGTAATTCCCACCTCTTGTCATCTTCTAGATGAGGGGCTGCCcagaaaataaccagaaaaaGCAAAGGGTAATTTCCTTTTAATCAAACACTTAGTATGCCGTGGGCACTGTTTATAACACTTCCCATGTTAATTTTCTCAGCAAACTTTGTGATTGATTCCTAGTATGTCCTCTGTGCATAAGAAGAAACCTAGGTTCTCACAGGGGTCATCTTGCTCCAGAGCGTTTTGGTTATGCCCGTGGCAaatatgtgaaagttcctggacatGGGATCCAAACAGCACCACAGAAGCGACcaaagatgctgcagtgacaacgtgggatccttaacctgctgtgccacaagagaactccagaggaatattcttttttttttgtcttgtcttttgtccttttagggccacacccacagcacatagaggttcccaggctaggggtctaatcggagctacagctgccgacctacaccacagccacagcaactccagccagatcccagccacgtctgcgacctacaccacagc from the Phacochoerus africanus isolate WHEZ1 chromosome 15, ROS_Pafr_v1, whole genome shotgun sequence genome contains:
- the FXYD4 gene encoding FXYD domain-containing ion transport regulator 4 isoform X2, whose translation is MVIVALGGAAGFKSRNPPGLKCSPCSLHRPALGTRLSALSCNCVMEGVTRGLLLLLAGLPILEASNLVDKDSPFYYDWEGLQLGGMICAALMCIIGIAFALSGKCKCKQNQKHSPLPEKAVPLIAPGSASAC
- the FXYD4 gene encoding FXYD domain-containing ion transport regulator 4 isoform X1 gives rise to the protein MVIVALGGAAGFKSRNPPGLKCSPCSLHRPALGTRLSGALRRRLSALSCNCVMEGVTRGLLLLLAGLPILEASNLVDKDSPFYYDWEGLQLGGMICAALMCIIGIAFALSGKCKCKQNQKHSPLPEKAVPLIAPGSASAC